Below is a genomic region from Bacteroidales bacterium.
ATGTCCGACCAGCTGGATGTATTGATCAACAAATGGGGTATGACAGGCAGCGAGAAGAAACTGGTCATGTCGCGTATCAAAGGTTCTTTGAACTACAGCGACCTGGAGGATTGCGACATCATTATCGAAACGATCAATTCGGCAAAACCAAACGCCAATATGGAAGAACGCAAAGAGGTTTTCCGTAAAGTGGAGCAACACGTGAAACCCGATACTGTGATCACTTCCAACACAGCAACCATGATGATCTCCGACCTTGCTGTGGTATTGGAACACCCCGAACGCTCTCTGGGGATGCACTTTATCAGCCCTGTTTCAAAAATCAACCTCGTAGAAGTCACGTCGCATTTTCACACCAATGCCGAATCGCGCGCTATAGTGACTAAATTTGCGGGAATGATTGGGAAAAAGGTGATCAAAGTAAATGAGTCGCCAGGAAATATAAGTACACGGATGATCGTGACCATGCTCAACGAAGCCTGCGCCATACTTACGGAGGGAGTGGCCTCGGTGGCCGATGTGGATGAAGTGATGATGGAAGTTACCGGAAACGCTTTTGGCCCCTTTGAAATGGCCGACAGATACGGAATTGATAAAATCCTGAAGTGGATGGATAATCTCTACCGCGAATTTGGTGAACTGAAGTATAAACCTTCGCCGCTGATCAAACGGATGGTACGGGCTAAAATGATTGG
It encodes:
- a CDS encoding 3-hydroxyacyl-CoA dehydrogenase family protein, which encodes MSLSLERFSLNKQAKTKGQLQKVGLIGCGAVGQEIALLISQKGIEVVFIDLNQEFIDLILKNMSDQLDVLINKWGMTGSEKKLVMSRIKGSLNYSDLEDCDIIIETINSAKPNANMEERKEVFRKVEQHVKPDTVITSNTATMMISDLAVVLEHPERSLGMHFISPVSKINLVEVTSHFHTNAESRAIVTKFAGMIGKKVIKVNESPGNISTRMIVTMLNEACAILTEGVASVADVDEVMMEVTGNAFGPFEMADRYGIDKILKWMDNLYREFGELKYKPSPLIKRMVRAKMIGRRVGEGFYRWDGNLKTVKTGSIKNLGRE